The Amycolatopsis japonica nucleotide sequence GAGTGCCTTGAAGTCTTCTTCGAGGCGAATGGCGCGGACGCCGTCGCCGTCCACCCAGCCGCGATATACCTCTACGGACTCGAAGTTCGCGACGAGCCCGCCCAGCGTCTCGTTGCTGCTGCCGGTGAAACCAACCAGATCGCCGACGGCGTCTCGGAAGATGCCAAGCTTTTCGTGATAGATGCCGACTCGGCCTTCTTGTTCAACGAACGCTAACTTGATGTCGAGCCGTCCTTCGGCGATGAGGCGGCCAACACGGCCAAGCCCGTCGAGCACCGAATCGCGTTCTTCGGCCTCGAGCTCACGTTCTGTCGCGCGTTCGATGACGGCGCGGATGTCGTAGCCGCGCTCGATGTCGAGGACATCGTCCTCGGTGAGGTGTGGTGAGGCGATTAGGCGCATGGTGCCACCCCGGTCTGCAAATGTCTCGATGCCCCTGGCGAACAGGGCGATGCTGGTCGAGGTGAAATACCCGACCGCGCGGCTGTAGCTGGTCGCGACCGAGAATGCTGGCAGGTAGAAGCCCTGGACAACATCCTGGCGGTCGCTGCGGTAGCGCCCCTCGAGAGACAGGCCGCGAAGCCCGTTGGGTCGTGGCTTCATAGAAGGTCCAGGATGTCGTCGACGTTAGTGGTCTGAAGTGAGTGTTCCGTCGGCTCGCCGGTCTCCAAATAGTGCCGAACGCTGGTGAGGAGGTCTGCGACGTCGGTATCGCCGCGGTCCCGGTAGCCGCCAATGATGCTAACCACGGGAGTGTCGATGGGCAGATTGATCGCAGCCGCGAGCGTCTGTCGCGCGGTCTCGGCATCCAGGTCGCTCTGCGCGCCGATCAATGTGAGCGCATCTGGCAGCGGCTTACCGCTCAGCTCTGCCACCAGCTCCAACGCGAACGTGTTGTCGTCCTTGATCACCAGAAAGACGTCTGCTCCGGCGGACACGTCGTCCTCGAGCAGGAAGCGGCGGATCGTCCCGAAAGCTGGCTGGGTGCCGGTCCAAGTGATCGCCTGTGGGCCAAGCGAGGACTCAAGCTGACGTTTGTCGCCGTGCTTGAGGTCCAAAATGCTTGCGACGGCCATAGGGGCGACAGACCCGCTGCCTCGGAGATGATCATGAGTGATCCGTACCCGATAAGCCCAGCCCTGGTCCTGCCGGAACATCCGGCTCGTGCGCTCCGGGGTCTTCCTGATCTCGCGCGCCCCACTGGCCGTCCGGACCACGCCATCGCGGACCTCAAAAGGCGCGGTGCTGGCGTAGGCGACGACACTGCTCGCAGCCACGCTGTACCGGCCGGTGATCTGCTCGATCAAGGTATCCAGTTTGATCTTGCCTCCGGCCATCGCCAGTTTCTCACGGATTATCGAACGCACGCCTGTGTAGGCTTCCAGCCCCCACTCGCTGAGCGCCCAGCGGTCCCGGTCCACTCGCTCGAACCGGTCGTCGATCGACATGGCGTTCTTGAGCGAGCCCACGCTGCGCTCAAATATGAACCGCTCAACAAGGTCGTTGGCACTCATTGGCGACCCGGTGATGGACAAGATTCCCGCAGCGTAGTCGCCGACCGACTGGGTTCGAGTAAGCACGTAGCTACCATCGACGACATAACCGCAGGTCGACAGCCATTTTCTGGTGAGATCTTCACACAGCTCGGGCGTGCTCGTCTCGACCAGGACCAGGTCGTCTAATTGTACGACGCCATGCTCGTTGGCGTGCTCGCGCAGGTGGGTCCGCGTCCAGTCTTGCGCCGCACTCAAGGTCGGCACCACGCACCATCCGTCCTCGATCTCGTAGGCGTCATCGAGGCGGTCGATTACCCGCCATACCGGCTGGCCGACTGACTCGACGGTACGTGCGAGCGCAGGCAGGTGCACTAGCAGGTCAGATAGCGGGCGGACGTGCCCGATCGTGCTTCGGGCGGCGGTCGCCACCATGTCGAGAGCGTTCGTGGCGAGTGCGTCCAACATCGCGGCACGCGCCTTGCCTTCGAGCTGCCGAACACGCTCGCGTGATACGCCAAACTGCTGGCCAAGCTGGTCCAAAGTCACTGGTTCGTCGGCGAAGAGGCGCTGCTCCAGAACTTGAACTGCACGCGGATCAAGGGCGCGGAAGGCGGTGTCGAGCAGACTAGCGGCATCCTGGTTGAGCGCGTTCTCGTCGAGCATCTCGTTCGCGGAGAACTCCGCTAGTCGCTGCCGGGCCTTGATGATCTCGTCAGGCGTGCCGATCGGCAGATGGGTCTGAAGGAGTGGTTCTGCGGGTAGTCCGATAGCGGTCTGCCAAATCGCTATTCTGGACAGATCGTCGACAAGCGCGACGAGCCAGCCAGGCAGCTCCTCTGCCGGATTTGCTCCCCGGTAGTCCGAGTCTGGCGGGGGCGCTGGACCGATATCGGGTGTCGGTCGGGACGTTGACACGTCGGCGAGTGCCCGGAGGATGGCATCGATGCCACCGATTCCCACGTTCCTCAAGTCGAGTATGTCCTCGATAGTCAGGTTGGCGAGCTCATCTGTCGTGGTGTAGCCGGCACCCCGTAGGAGGGCGTTTCGTGGCCGCGGTGGCAGCCCAAGAGCGGCGACGGACAGTTGAGGCGGTAGCCCGGGGAAGATCTGGCCTATCGTCCACCGGGTCAGCCGGTTCATGGCCAACTCGGAGACCTCAGCAAGCCGTTTTCTACGCTCGTCGGGGGTCTCGTCGAAGATCGCCGCGTCCCACCAAGGGGTGTCCGCGCGGCCAGACGACGCGCCACGAAGCCATGGGAACGCGTCGAGCCAGGTCAGCGGACGCAGGTCGTCGAGTACGGGCTGGTCAACCATGCAGAAGGTTCTCCTCACCGGGCGCCGCGGCAGCTAGGCGACGCCTCTCGACAGTCCCCGTCAGTAATCGCGGATAAGGTGCTCCCCGTTTCTTACGAGCACTACTTCGTCACCAACGCTCAAAGGACTCCTGCCCGTAGTCCTAGACGATGCCGTAACGGTGTTTTCACCGAGTAAGCGAACGGGTGTAACCGGTGGTCGGTCGAACGCATCCATCACGACAAGTCTGCCAGAGGCCCACATGGCTCGGGCGCAAAGCCCGTGATCTCGTAGGCCGCGCGGGACCTCAGGTGTCGCGAGTACGGCGCGGCGGTGTAGGAGGTCGAAGTTAGCGTGGCAGTACATTTGCCTCTTGATGGCTTTGATGCGGCCGACCGCACCCTCGACTGCGCCACTGCTCCAGTTGGGGGTCAGTCCGTTTCGGACCGCGTCATAGTCCTTGAACAGACTGCGGAATGTTGCTCGCTTGCACGCCGGCGACCAGAGGGCGAGGCGCTGGCCACAGCGTTCACTCAGCATTTCGGCGAGCTCACGACCAGCCGGTCGACCATCTTCACCTTCTGTTTGCATTAAATGGCATACGCCGATCGTGGCGGCTCGCCGCAGCCGCTTGCCAGCGGCCCGATCGCTCATCGCCATGGCACCACATGTTCACACCTATCGAAAGCAGTCATCGTGCTCACGCACTGCTACAAACCCCGTGCGGCGCGAGGGCATTGAGGAGCTGAATGGACCCTGTCTACCCGTCGCCTTCGTGCGCTAATAGCGCACGGCTGCCATGTGCACCCTGCGATGTTCGCAGTAGTACAGTCAAGTTTGGAGTGGAATGCAAACATGCTGGTAGGGATCTGTGGTTCTGTAAATAATTTAGCGGCTGGTGCTCGCACCTTGCAGGTGTCTTTCAGTGCTGGTCGCCGGACGTCAATGTCGCTAGGTTTGGTGCCCCCGGCAGGATTCGAACCTGCGACACCCGCTTTAGGAGAGCGGTGCTCTATCCCCTGAGCTACGAGGGCATGTACTGCCAGGCGCAGCCTACCGGGTGACGCGAGCCGCCCGAGCGCGAGGTCGCAAGTCACACCCGGGCGGACCAAGCGGCCGGCCCCGAATGCCCCGAACGGCGGTTGCGCGCCAGGTGCCCCAAGATCGGAGGCCGGACAGCGACACTGGCCGTCCAGTGACACTCGACCTGCGGATCCGCCCAGGAGCAGCGACACTCGATCCAGGCAAAACAGGGTCTGAATCGAGCGCTAGATCGACACAGATGACCCGCGCGGGTCACTCGTACGTGTCTGGTTTCGAAACCCTGAACAACAGTAGGTAATCTTCGTTAACGGGACGCGAGACGCCGCTCCCCCGGCTGCCGGAGGGCTTCGTTGATCAAGCTCATGTTCGCCGACGACGAGGAACTGGTCCGTTCGGGCCTGCGTGCCATGATGTCGGGCGCTGCCGATATCGAGATCGTGGGCGAGGCGAGCGACGGGAGATCAGCGGTCGAGGTCGCCCGGAGGTACCACCCCGACGTCGCGCTGCTCGACATCAAGATGCGGGCGCCTGACGACGGCATTCGCGCGCTGAGGGCGATTTTGGCCTTGCCGGATCCGCCGACCGTGGCCATGTTGACCACGTTCGACATCGACGACTACGTCAGTCTCGCGCTCAGGCTCGGGGCGAACGGCTTCCTTCTGAAGGACATCGACCCGGCGGCGCTGCTCAGGGCCGTCCGCGACCTCGCGAGGGGTGGCGCGGTGCTCGACCCTGGAGTCGCGGCGCGCATGGTGCAGTCGCATCGGGACGAGCAGCGGGCCGCGCAGCCGGCGCGCAAGCTGCTCGCGTCGTTGTCCGAGCGGGAGCGTGAGGTCGTCGGGCTGATCGGGCAGGGGCTGTCCAACGCCGAGATCGGCGGCCGCCTGCATCTGTCCGAGGCCACGGTCAAGGGCTACGTCTCGGCCGTCCTGTCCAAGATCGGCGCGGCGAACCGGGTGCAGGCCGCGCTGCTGGCCTACCGCGGTGGCCTGCTCGACCAGTAATGATCCTCACCGCCCTCGAGTTCCTCGGCTTGATCGCGTTCGCCGCTTCGGGGGCGCTCGCGGCGGTGCGGTCCAGGTTGGACGTCTTCGGAGTCGTGGTCGTCGGGTTGACGACCGCGCTCGGCGGCGGGGTCATCCGTGACGTCCTGCTCGGGATCACGCCGCCCACCACGCTGCGGACCTGGCCTTATCTCGCGGTCTGCGGCGGGACGGCGCTGATCGTGTTCGTCTTCCATCCGCAGATCGCGAAGCTGCGGCGTGCCGTACTCCTCGCCGACGCGCTCGGGCTCGGTGTGTTCGCGACGGCGGGGACCACCATCGCGTTGAACGCGGGCGCCACCCCCTACGCGGCGTGCCTGATCGGCATGACGACGGGTATCGGCGGCGGTGCGGTGCGTGATCTCCTGTTGCGGGAAATCCCGCTCGTGCTGCGGAAGGAGATCTACGCGGTCGCGGCGCTCGCGGGGGCCGTGCTCGTCGTGATCGGTCACGCTCTGCGACTGCCGCCGGGGCCGGTGACGGTGGTAGCAGCCGCCGCCGTCGTGGGGGTCCGGATGCTCGCTTTGTGGCGGAGATGGAACGCACCTGTTGCAAAAGGGCCCGAGACCGGCTGAAACGTCTTCTGGACTGCCGGATTTCCTTTGTTGGTTCTGTGTGTGTTCTTAGGCGAGTCTCAGCACTCTGCGTAAGACTGTCGCCATGCGCATCCTCGTAGTGGACGACGACAGGGCCGTCCGTGAATCACTCAGGCGATCCCTTGAGTTCAACGGGTACCAGGTGGAACTGGCCGGGGACGGCGCGCAGGCCCTGGAAGCGATCATCGCCAACAGACCGGACGCGATGGTCCTCGACGTGATGATGCCGCGGCTCGACGGCCTGGAGGTCGCCCGGAGGCTGCGAAGCACCGGTGACGACCTGCCGATTCTCGTGCTGACCGCGCGGGACACCGTTTCCGACCGCGTGTCCGGCCTCGACGCCGGGGCCGACGACTACCTGCCGAAGCCCTTCGCGCTCGAAGAGCTGCTTGCGCGCCTTCGCGCGCTTCTGCGCCGGGCGATCCCGGATCCGCAGGCAGGCCAGAACGCCGAGGTCCTCTCGTTCGCGGACCTCACCTTGGACCCGGGGACGCGCGAGGTGCGCCGCGCCGGGCGGGAGATCAGTCTCACCAGGACCGAATTCGCCCTGCTGGAGCTGTTCCTCTCCTACCCGAAGCACGTGCTGACCCGCAGCCGGATCCTGGAGGAAGTATGGGGATACGACTTCCCGACGTCGGGCAACGCGCTGGAGGTCTACGTCGGCTATTTGCGCCGAAAGACCGAGGCTGGGAACGAACCGAGGCTGATCCACACGGTGCGGGGAGTGGGCTACGTGCTGAGGGAAACCCCGCCGTGACCGAGCCGGTCCCGGTCGTCGACGTGTCCGAAAAGGATCCGCGCGGCGACCGCTGGGGCACGCGGCGCTTCTCGCTCCGCGGCCGGGTGACACTGCTCGCGGCCGCGTCGGTGGCGGGCGCGGTGGCGCTGGTGTCGCTCGGCGCGTATCTCGTCGTGGCCGACAACCTCTACCAGCAGGTGGACGACAACCTGCTCGCCCGCGCGCAGGCCGCGGTCGATTCGCCGCAGGTGCAGACCGAACTGCAGCAGGTGCCCGGCGCCTTCCTGGCCAGCGCGGACCTGCAGATCGGCCAGCTGACGGTGGGGCAGAAGATCCGGCTGACCTATCCGCAGTCCGGCAGCCGCCCGCCGTACGGCGACGACGAGATCGCCGTCGCCTCCGGGGACAAGGCGTTCTCCCTGCGCACCGACCCGAAGACCGACAGCCGGGTCGTCGCCCTCCCGCAGGGCGCCGGTCAGGCGATGGTGCTCGCCCAGTCGCTCGGCCCGACCAAGCGCACCCTGAACGAGCTTTCCGTGGTCCTGTTCCTGATCGGCGGCGCCGGGATCCTGGTCGCCGCGGCCGCGGGAACGGCCGTCGCGAGAGCGGGGCTGAGGCCGGTCGACCGGCTCACGTCGGCGGCGGAACGCGTCGCCACCACGGGTGATCTGCGGCCGATCCCGGTCAGCGGCGACGACGAACTCGCCCGCCTCACCCAGAGTTTCAACACGATGCTGGGCACGGTCGCCGAATCGCAGGAACGCCAACGGCAACTCGTCGCGGACGCCGGCCACGAGCTGCGCACGCCGCTGACGTCGTTGCGCACGAACCTGGAGCTGCTCCTTTCCGCGAGCAGGCCGGGCGCGCGGACGCTGTCCGACGAGGACCGCAGCGACATCGAGGCCGACATCCGCGGCCAGCTCGACGAGCTGACCCAGCTGATCGGCGACCTCGTCGAACTCGCACGCCAGGACGAGCCGCGGATCGAGCACGAGCGGGTCGAGATGGTCGACGTCGTCGAGCGCGCGCTGGACCGGGCACGCCGCCGCGCGGGCGAGATCGAGTTCGACGTCTCGCTCCAGCCGTGGGTGCTGACCGGCGACACCAGCGCGCTGGAACGCGCGGTGCTGAACCTGCTGGACAACGCGGTGAAGTTCTCGCCGGAGGGCTCGACGGTCGGGGTCCGGCTGTACCCGGTCGGCGACGGCACGGCGGTACTCGAAGTCGAGGACTCCGGGCCGGGGATCGCCGACGAGGATCTGCCGAAGGTGTTCGACCGCTTCTACCGCTCGTCGGAGGCGCGGACGCTGCCCGGTTCCGGGCTCGGCCTCGCGATCGTCCAGCACGCGGCGCAGCGGCACGGCGGCGACGTCTACGCGGGCCGCGCGGCCACCGGCGGCGCGCTGATGACCTTGCGGCTCCCGGGAGCCCCGGCCTGATGGGTGACTACGACAAGGGCCTCGAACTGCTCCGGCTTCTCGGCGGCGTCGAGAACCCCGCGGTACTGGAGCTGTTCGACGCCGTCGGGGCGACGGACTACGGCAGGGAGGCGGTCGCCTTCGTCTACGGCGGCGTCTACCAGCGGCCGGGGCTTTCGCCGGCACAGCGGCAAGTGATCACCGTCGCGGCGCTGGAGACCTTGGGATACGCGGAGGCGCAGCTTCGGTTCCACCGCGACGCCGTGGCGAACGTCGGCGGTGACCTGGCGCAGGACGACGAAACGATCAGGCGGCTCAAACGGATCGCGGTGTACACGGCGAAGGGCGGCGTGGCGCCGGAACTGGCCGACGTCCTCCAGGAAGCGAAGGACGCGGAGGAGCTCCGGGAGGCCGTCGAGACGATCCTCCATCTCGCCGTCTACGTGGGCTTCCCCGCCGCGCTCAACGCGCTCGCCATTACGCTGACGGGTGATGAGCACCGAGAACGAGCCTGAGCTGCCGCCCCGCCGTCTGCTGTGGACACTGCTGGTGGCCGCGGTGCTGCTGGCCGCGGACCAGCTGACCAAATGGTGGGCCGTCGACGCCCTCACCGACCACGCGCCGATCCCGGTGATCGGCGACTTCATCCGGTTCCGGCTGCTCTACAACCCGGGCGCGGCGTTCTCGCTGGGCGCGAACTCCACCTGGATCTTCGCGATCCTGGCCGCGGCCGCGGTGGTCGCGCTGCTGTGGATCTCCCGCAAGGTCCGTTCGACGGGCTGGGCGATCTCGCTCGGGCTGCTGCTCGGCGGCGCGACGACCCATCTGGGAGACCGCCTGTTCCGCGAGCCCGGCTTCGCGCGCGGTCACGTCGTCGACTTCATCGACTACAACGGCTGGTTCGTCGGGAACGTCGCGGATATCGCGCTGTTCTTCGGCGCGGTCTCGCTTTTCGTGCTGAGCTTCCGCGGCGTCCCGATCGAAGGCGTCAAGGAGACGGCGGAGGAGTAACGAGGCAGAACTCGTTCCCTTCAGGATCCGCGAGCACGACCAGTCCGTCTTCGGGGTGCGCGAGTACGCGCGCGCCCAACGCGACGAGTCGTTCGATGTCGTCTCCGGTCAGGTCCAGATGCACGCGGTTCTTGACGACCTTCGATTCCGGCACCAGGTTGAAGAAGAGCCGCGGTCCCGATGCCGCTTCGACCAGGACCGAAGGATCCTCTTCGGGACCGGAAAACCCCAGCGACCGAAGGCGATCAAGCTCCTCTTCGGCATAGGGTGCGACTTCGTAGCCGTCGAGCGCGGCCGCCCAGAAGCGGGCGAGCGAAGCGGGATGCCGGCAGTCGAAGACGACGTCGCGAAGCCTGGCCATGGCCTCATGGTGGCAGGCGGCTCGGCTCGTCGCGCCATGTTTGATCGTGTAGGATTTTGTGTAATTGATCCAGTGTAGCTATCGGAGGCGTCTTGCTCGCGCGGCAACGACAGGCGGTGATCCTCGAGGAGGCGCGCCGGACCGGGGCGGTCCGGGTCAGCGATCTCGTCGTGAGGCTCGGCGTTTCCGATATGACGGTGCGCCGCGACCTCGACGTGCTCGCGAGCCGGGGCCTGGTCGAAAAGGTCTACGGCGGCGCCACCTCCATCGTCGGCAAGAGCACCGACGAACCCGGTTTCGAGGCCAAGTCCGTGCGCCAGCGCGCGCAGAAGGAGGCCATCGCCGCGCTCGCCGCCGGGCTGGTCCGGCCGGGCACCGCGATCGGCATCTCCGCCGGCACCACCACTTGGACGCTGGCCAGGGCACTCGACGAGGTCCCCGGCCTGACGATCGTCACGAACTCCATCCAGGTCGCCGACGTGCTGCGCGGCGCGAACCAGCCGGATCGCACGGTCGTCCTCACCGGCGGCGTCCGCACCCCGTCGGACGCGCTGGTCGGGCCGGTCGCCGTGCAGAGCCTGCGGTCGCTGCACCTGGACGTCGTCTTCCTCGGCGTGCACGGGATGGCAGACGGCCCCGGGTTCACCACGCCGAACCTCACCGAGTCCGAGACCGACCGCGCGCTGGTCGAGGCGGGCCGCAAGCTGGTCGTGCTGGCCGACCACACCAAATGGGGCATCGTCGGGATCTCCACCATCGCCGGGCTCGAAGAGGCCGACGTCGTCGTCTCGGACGACGGTTTGTCCGACAACGCAAGGGAAACGCTCATCGAGCAGGCGGGTGAGCTGATGATCGCCGAAACGGCGGAGACGGCTGAGGCTGAAGAAGCGTGAAGCGCACGGTTAGGCACCTGGCCGACGGCCGGGAGATCATCTATTTCGACGCACCGGGCGCGCCCGAACGCACCGCCGAGGACACGCGTGACCTGCCCCAGGTCGCAGCCGCGTCGGAGATCCGGCGTGACCCGCTGACCGGCGAATGGGTCGCGATGGCCGCGCACCGGCAGACACGCACCTACAAGCCGCCCGCCGACCTGTGCCCGTTGTGCCCCACCAAACCCGGGAAACCCAGTGAGATCCCGGAGCCGGACTACGACGTCGCGGTGTTCGAGAACCGGTTCCCTTCCTTCGCCCGCAACGTCCTCGGTGATTCGTCCACAGTGGATGGAGCGGGGCTGGTGCCGGTCGCGCCGGGTGTCGGCCGTTGCGAGGTCGTCTGCTTCACCAGCGACCACGACGGTTCTTTCGCCGGGCTGACGGCGAAACAGGTCCGCGCGGTCGTCGACGCCTGGGCCGACCGCACCGCCGAACTGTCCGCGATGGACGGTGTCGAGCAGGTCTTCCCGTTCGAGAACCGCGGCGAAGAGATCGGCGTGACCCTGCACCATCCGCACGGTCAGATCTACGGTTACCCGTTCGTCACGCCGAAGACCGAGCGCCTGCTGGAGGTCGCCCGCGCCTACGAGGCGGAGCACGGCCGTCCGGTGATGGGAGACGTCCTGGCCGCCGAGCGGGCGTCCGGGGAACGGGTCGTGGTCGCGGGTGAGCACTGGACGGCGTTCGTGCCGCCCGCCGCGCGCTGGCCCGTGCAGGTCCAGATCGTGCCGCATCGCCAGGTGCCCGACATCCCCGCGCTTTCCGACGCCGAGCGTGACGACTTCGCCGACGTCTACCTCGAAGTTCTCCGCCGCTGCGACGGGCTTTACGACCGGCCGCTGCCCTACATCGCGGCCTGGAACCAGGCGCCCGCCAAACGCGACCGCGAACTCGGCTGGCTGTACCTGGAGGTCTTCTCGGTCCTGCGGTCCAAGGACAAGCTGAAGTACCTGGCGGGTTCGGAGTCCGGGATGGCCGTGTGGATCAACGACGCCACGCCCGAGCAGATCGCGGACAGGCTGCGCGCCACCCGCTGACAGGGCCATACTCATGTGCGATGCACAGCTTTGGCTCAGGAACTTCTCAGGACCATCCCGCAAGGTGAAGACATGACCGAGAACGACGCCGAGAAGGCGCGGCCCGCCGGCGATCGGCCGGACGCGGAGCAGAGCGCGAACTGGGCGGCTCAGCCCGCGCCGCAGCAGCCCGACGCGACCGGCCTCGGCGGCCATGCCACTCCGCACACCGGAGCGCAGCAGGCCTACCCCGCGGAGCAGCAGTACAACCCGTGGTCGCCTCAAGCCCAGGCCCAGCAGACTCAGACCCAGGAACACCAGGCCCAGGGCCAGTACACCCAGGGTCACCAGATCCCCGGCCAGCAGACGCCGTTCACCCAGCCGGGTCCGTCGGTCTACGCGGTCCCGCAGCAGCGCCAGGCGCAGAAGTCCACCTCGGGCAAGCTGCTCGCCGGTGTCGCGGCGATCGCGCTCGTCGTCGGCGGGGTCGCGGGCGGCACGGTCGGCTACCTGACCGGTGACGGGTCCGGCGGTTCCGCGGTGAACGCGCTCGACGCGCCGAAGCCCGCCCAGCAGACGGGCAACCTGCCCGCCGGTTCGGTCGAGTCCGTGGCGCAGAAGCTGTCGCCGAGCGTGGTCGAGCTGCAGGTCTCCGGCCGCTCGGGGGCGGGCGAGGGCTCCGGCTTCGTGCTCAGCACCGACGGTTACGTGCTGACCAACAACCACGTCGTCGAGGTCGCCGCCGGTGGCGGGCAGATCCAGGCGGTGTTCCAGGACGGTAAGAAGGGCACGGCGACCGTCGTCGGCCGCGACCCCACGACGGATATCGCCGTGGTGAAGGTCAGCGGCGTCAGCGGCCTGACCCCGGTGGAGCTCGGCCGGTCCGACGATCTGCGGGTCGGGCAGCCGGTGGTCGCGATCGGTTCGCCGTTCGAGCTGACGGGCACGGTCACGTCGGGCATCGTCAGCGCGCTGAACCGGCCGGTGAGCGCCGGTGGCAACGGCGACCAGACCACGGTCATGTCGGCGGTGCAGACCGACGCGGCGATCAACCCCGGCAACTCGGGCGGCCCGCTCGCGAACATGGCGGGCCAGGTCATCGGCATCAACTCGGCGATCTACAGCCCGAAGTCCGCGCAGGGCCAGGGCGGCGAGAGCGGCGGCAACGTCGGCATCGGTTTCGCGATCCCGATCGACCAGGCGCGCCGCACGGCCGACGACATCATCAACACCGGCCAGGCCACGCAGACCTTCATCGGCGCGCGAGTGCAGACGGCGCCGACCGGTGGCGCGCAGCTCGGTGAGATCACGCCGGGCAGCCCGGCGGAGAAGGCGGGCCTCAAATCCGGCGACGTCGTGACGAAGCTGGACGACCGGTCGATCCCCAACGCCGACGCGCTCGTCGCCGAGATCCGCACCAGGGCGCCGAACGACAAGGTGAAGTTCACCCTCAGCGGTGACAAGGTCATCGAGGTGACCCTCGGCGGCCAGCCCGTCACGCCGAACTGAAGACGCTCGGCCGCAGTGCGCGGCCGAGACCAACTCCGGCTCGAACCCCCAGCGGGCCGGACCTCGGAGGCCACGTGCGACCGGCTGCCAATCCCGGTCGCGCGTGGCCCCTTTTATTGAGGGGTAGGGCAAACATGTCGTGTCGGGTGACGTGTCCGTGAAGGCCTCCTTCCCTACGCTCAAGGTAGTGAAGGAGCCCTTCACACCTTCCCCAAGTACGTGAAGGACCCCTTCCTTGCGCTAGACGCAAGGAAGGGGTCCTTCACGTACTTCAGGCAGGCAAGGGTGACGGCAGGGTTCCGACACAGAGGCGTGACCACGCCACATTTGCCCTACCCCTCAATAACGCGCCTTCCGCCTGAAGAACACGGTCACGAGCACGCCGAGCCAGACGACCGCCAGGGTGACGAGCAGGCCCGTGACGGTGTCGGCGTCGTGCAGGCCCGGATTCCGAGCGCCGCCGAAAGGCCGCCACAGCAACGGGAACGCGAGCAGCGTCAGGACACCGGTGAGCACCGCGCCCGTCTTCACCGGTGTCTTCCATCGGTCCGGGAGGAACCTGCTCAGCGCGAAGCCCACGGCGCCGACGAGCGGCGCGATCAGCAGATCGTGGACCAGAGGACCGCCGGCGAGCCAGCCGAGCGTCCCGAAGACGTCCGGGCGCAGCGGGAACGCGTACTCGGAGAACAGCACCGCGCCCCACGCGAGCGCGGCGAGACCGGGCAGGAACAGCAGCAACCGCAACGTCTTCACAGCGTCTCCAAGCGGGTGACCCATTTCGTCTGCAGGACGCCGGGCCGGTTCGGGGCGATGATCCGGCACGGGAAGCCGTGGTCGGCGTCGAGCACCTCGCCGTTGAGTTCCAGCGCCAGCAGGGTGAGTTCGTCAGCGGTGTGCTCGCC carries:
- a CDS encoding DeoR/GlpR family DNA-binding transcription regulator, translating into MLARQRQAVILEEARRTGAVRVSDLVVRLGVSDMTVRRDLDVLASRGLVEKVYGGATSIVGKSTDEPGFEAKSVRQRAQKEAIAALAAGLVRPGTAIGISAGTTTWTLARALDEVPGLTIVTNSIQVADVLRGANQPDRTVVLTGGVRTPSDALVGPVAVQSLRSLHLDVVFLGVHGMADGPGFTTPNLTESETDRALVEAGRKLVVLADHTKWGIVGISTIAGLEEADVVVSDDGLSDNARETLIEQAGELMIAETAETAEAEEA
- a CDS encoding S1C family serine protease; translated protein: MTENDAEKARPAGDRPDAEQSANWAAQPAPQQPDATGLGGHATPHTGAQQAYPAEQQYNPWSPQAQAQQTQTQEHQAQGQYTQGHQIPGQQTPFTQPGPSVYAVPQQRQAQKSTSGKLLAGVAAIALVVGGVAGGTVGYLTGDGSGGSAVNALDAPKPAQQTGNLPAGSVESVAQKLSPSVVELQVSGRSGAGEGSGFVLSTDGYVLTNNHVVEVAAGGGQIQAVFQDGKKGTATVVGRDPTTDIAVVKVSGVSGLTPVELGRSDDLRVGQPVVAIGSPFELTGTVTSGIVSALNRPVSAGGNGDQTTVMSAVQTDAAINPGNSGGPLANMAGQVIGINSAIYSPKSAQGQGGESGGNVGIGFAIPIDQARRTADDIINTGQATQTFIGARVQTAPTGGAQLGEITPGSPAEKAGLKSGDVVTKLDDRSIPNADALVAEIRTRAPNDKVKFTLSGDKVIEVTLGGQPVTPN
- a CDS encoding VOC family protein, coding for MARLRDVVFDCRHPASLARFWAAALDGYEVAPYAEEELDRLRSLGFSGPEEDPSVLVEAASGPRLFFNLVPESKVVKNRVHLDLTGDDIERLVALGARVLAHPEDGLVVLADPEGNEFCLVTPPPSP
- the galT gene encoding galactose-1-phosphate uridylyltransferase, whose product is MKRTVRHLADGREIIYFDAPGAPERTAEDTRDLPQVAAASEIRRDPLTGEWVAMAAHRQTRTYKPPADLCPLCPTKPGKPSEIPEPDYDVAVFENRFPSFARNVLGDSSTVDGAGLVPVAPGVGRCEVVCFTSDHDGSFAGLTAKQVRAVVDAWADRTAELSAMDGVEQVFPFENRGEEIGVTLHHPHGQIYGYPFVTPKTERLLEVARAYEAEHGRPVMGDVLAAERASGERVVVAGEHWTAFVPPAARWPVQVQIVPHRQVPDIPALSDAERDDFADVYLEVLRRCDGLYDRPLPYIAAWNQAPAKRDRELGWLYLEVFSVLRSKDKLKYLAGSESGMAVWINDATPEQIADRLRATR